Proteins from a genomic interval of Chanos chanos chromosome 3, fChaCha1.1, whole genome shotgun sequence:
- the adtrp1 gene encoding androgen dependent TFPI regulating protein 1, whose amino-acid sequence MAATTGAGWKSCLCVHLVIFAWYVFTLWQNCSLEISDRHPGARSYGGRWKYLTFINLVMQTVFFGVCVLTDLIHVVLPNKKTRSGLPLLLTKIRDVFFTVLAFPVGTFVFLSFWSIYAYDRELVFPKFLDDIIPAWLNHALHTVILPLVLVQTYLQQHKYPSCINGILGLALFSSIYLAWVLWVHHVSGIWVYPIMAHLSPMGLCLFLAAAALTMAPLYLLGEKLSHKIWTTTGNQKKKNK is encoded by the exons atggctGCGACCACGGGAGCAGGTTGGaagtcatgtttgtgtgtgcacttagTAATATTTGCCTGGTATGTTTTTACTCTGTGGCAAAATTGCTCCTTGGAAATTTCGGACAGGCATCCAGGTGCCCGATCGTACGGAGGCCGATGGAAATACTTGACTTTTATTAACCTG GTAATGCAGACGGTCTTTTttggtgtatgtgttttaacCGATCTGATTCACGTCGTGCTGCCCAATAAAAAAACACGCAGTGGGCTTCCCCTGCTGCTGACCAAAATAAGAGACGTTTTCTTCACCGTGTTGGCTTTTCCAGTTGGCACT TTTGTATTTCTCTCGTTTTGGTCCATCTACGCCTATGATCGCGAGCTGGTGTTTCCCAAATTTCTGGACGACATTATTCCAGCCTGGCTGAATCATGCCTTA cacacTGTGATATTGCCCTTGGTTCTAGTACAGACATACCTTCAACAGCATAAATATCCCAGTTGCATCAATGGCATCCTTGGTTTGGCTCTGTTTTCTTCTATATATTTAGCATG GGTTCTGTGGGTACACCATGTGTCAGGGATCTGGGTTTACCCCATAATGGCTCATCTTAGCCCCATGGGCTTATGTCTGTTCCTGGCTGCAGCTGCTCTCACTATGGCTCCCCTTTACCTGCTTGGAGAAAAGCTCAGTCATAAGATCTGGACAACAACAG